One part of the Nitrospirota bacterium genome encodes these proteins:
- a CDS encoding DUF4177 domain-containing protein, protein MVQVPPMISVKEKEHKGTEAATYMESVVNQMADQGWDFYRVDSIGVQLQPGCLAGLLGKKAAEGLYYVITFRKQA, encoded by the coding sequence ATGGTTCAGGTCCCACCCATGATTTCGGTAAAAGAGAAAGAACACAAAGGTACTGAGGCCGCCACTTACATGGAATCTGTTGTCAATCAGATGGCAGATCAAGGATGGGATTTTTACCGAGTTGATTCTATCGGGGTTCAGTTGCAGCCGGGGTGCCTCGCTGGATTATTAGGCAAAAAAGCAGCAGAAGGACTTTACTATGTTATCACCTTTAGAAAACAGGCATAA
- a CDS encoding membrane protein insertion efficiency factor YidD: MIILSEKMILLYRRLASERIRKSCRFEPSCSEYTLLSLRENGFLAGWQKALRRVIRCRPPHGGIEMP; the protein is encoded by the coding sequence TTGATCATCTTAAGTGAAAAAATGATCTTGTTATACCGCCGATTAGCTTCGGAAAGGATCAGAAAGTCATGTCGATTTGAGCCATCGTGTTCTGAGTATACATTACTATCCCTGCGGGAAAACGGTTTCTTGGCCGGTTGGCAAAAAGCGCTGAGGCGTGTGATTCGTTGCCGCCCTCCGCATGGTGGTATTGAAATGCCGTAA